The genomic region CGCCAGTCCCCGCGTGAGTTGGATGACACCGGCCTTCGTGGCGCCGTAGGGCACGCCGCCCCAGCCCACCATTCCGGCCGCGGAGCCGGTGTTCACGATCACGCCGCCGTCGCCCTGCGCCTTGAAACGCAGCAGTGCGTGTTTGCAGCCGTACGCGACGCCGAGAAGGTTGATGTCGATCAGGCGCTTCCAATCCGCGGCGTCGTGTTCCTCGAACGACGCGCCGAGCCTGGGCGTGCTGACACCCACGTTGTTCATCATGACGTCGAGGCGTCCATGAGCGGAGACGGCCGCGTCCACGAGATCGTGCACGTCGTCCTCGCGCGAGACATCACAGGGAACGAATCGTGCATCGGGGCTGCCGTCTTCGGTTACGAGGCGCAGGGTTTCGTTGCCCCAGTCTTCCTGTACGTCGCCGCCGACCACGTGGGCGCCTTCCTTGGCGAACAGCCGGGCCGTCGCACGGCCGACGCCCGAGCCGATGCCCGTGATGACGACGACCTTCCCTTCGAGCAGCATCCTGGGTTTCCTTTCGATTCAGTTTTCGAGGATCACCGGCAGCGCGGTGGGCATGCGAAACAGCAAGCCCGTGATCCAGGGCTCTGGCGCATCGGGGTCGAGGCGGAAGGTCGGAAAGCGGTCGAGTATCGTGTTCAATGCGGTGCGCATCTCGAGCCGCGCGAGGTGGGCGCCCACGCAGAAGTGGGGTCCCAGGCCGAAGCTCGCGTGCACGCGGCGTTCGCGCGTGATGTCGAAGCGGTGCGGTTCGGGCCAGCGCGCGGGATCGTGGTTGGCCGCGGCCAGACACGCATTGACGACGCTTCCCTCCGGGATGGCCACGCCGGCGACCTCGCTGTCGCGCGTGGCGATGCGGCTGATCGACGTGAGCGGCTGCTCCCAGCGCAGAGCCTCTTCGATCGTCTCTTCGAGCCGCGATCGATCGTCCCGCAACAGATCGAATTGTCCCGTCTGCAGCAGGCCCAGCAGAAGGCAGCCGAGTCCCCGGTAGGTCGTACCCGCTCCCGCCGGGAGCATCACGCGGGCGAATGCGAGGATCTCGTCGTCGTCGAGTACGTGACGACCGCCGTCTTCGTCACGCATCTCCGCCTGGCAGAGCACGCTGATCAGGTC from Candidatus Binatia bacterium harbors:
- a CDS encoding SDR family oxidoreductase: MLLEGKVVVITGIGSGVGRATARLFAKEGAHVVGGDVQEDWGNETLRLVTEDGSPDARFVPCDVSREDDVHDLVDAAVSAHGRLDVMMNNVGVSTPRLGASFEEHDAADWKRLIDINLLGVAYGCKHALLRFKAQGDGGVIVNTGSAAGMVGWGGVPYGATKAGVIQLTRGLAIENAAAGIRVNCLCPGAIDTNFAMPPEAAFQPKPKEFLDAIAGQHPLGRPILAEDCANAALYLASSLSSNVTGVALPVDGGYLAR